One Niabella beijingensis DNA window includes the following coding sequences:
- a CDS encoding TonB-dependent receptor domain-containing protein — MNHKYLILILTLLITRISFAQKNIKTATFKVLGACEMCKERIETAVLDHKARTAKWDAVSQLLSVSYDPAKTSEEKILKAVADAGHDNERFKAADAIYQALPACCHYQRDTGPAAAKEKHMITGVVLEETAKGKINPISNATVKSLHSSQHFVTDSTGVFRLETDLPTHIAISYVGFQSDTISVKTPEMLTIILKNSSTGDLKEVIVSSRNPSTFVSTMSILNTLNMGAKELTKAACCNLSESFETSPSVDVSYSDAVTGVKQIQLLGLSGNYTQLLTENAPETKGLTAQYGLTYIPGPWIEGIQLTKGTGSVVNGYESIAGQINVEEKKPDNSEQLLVNAYVNTMGRLEANINTAHKLNDKWSMALLTHGNYSDKKIDHNMDGFKDLPTGSQWNVINRWKYMDNNGWIVQLALKALQDKRYAGQVDFDRNQDRLTTNHYGVGIDAEQYGFTGKVGYVFPRHKYKSLGLILSATQYSNDAYYGLTQYSGKQKNLYGNLIYQSIIGTTDHKFRTGFSFSNENYNETFNQRIFKRNEIVPGAFFEYTYTASDKFTAIAGLRMDHHNQYGFITTPRLHLKYDFNPKTNLRLSGGSGFRVSNLFAENVGVFVSARKYEILNPTTTYGYGLDPEKAWNYGLNFIHHFKLNNRNGSIALDAYQTRFRNQTVADMDADPQAIRFYNLKGRSVSSSIQAELNYELLRKLDLRMAYRWLEVQTQYNQGLLDKPFTAKHRAFINLAYETRNKWKFDYTTQWLSRKRIPNTASNPADKQMDAYSPSFFQMAAQVSKQFSKQWEVYIGGENLTNYVQEYRIIDAQAPFSPYFDGSLIWGPVTGRMVYAGFRFRIP, encoded by the coding sequence ATGAACCACAAATATCTTATTCTTATTTTAACCCTGCTGATCACCAGGATCAGCTTTGCTCAGAAAAATATAAAGACAGCCACTTTTAAAGTACTGGGTGCCTGTGAAATGTGTAAGGAACGAATTGAAACTGCCGTACTGGATCATAAGGCCCGAACCGCAAAATGGGATGCTGTTTCCCAGCTGCTTTCAGTAAGCTATGACCCCGCAAAGACCAGCGAAGAAAAGATCCTGAAAGCCGTGGCAGATGCCGGTCATGACAACGAGCGTTTTAAGGCTGCGGACGCAATTTACCAGGCGCTGCCCGCCTGCTGTCATTATCAACGGGATACCGGTCCGGCAGCTGCAAAGGAAAAACACATGATCACCGGAGTGGTGCTGGAAGAGACTGCTAAAGGAAAGATCAATCCCATTTCAAATGCCACCGTAAAAAGCCTGCATTCCAGCCAGCACTTCGTAACAGACAGCACCGGGGTATTCCGGCTGGAAACCGACCTTCCCACACATATTGCCATCAGTTATGTGGGCTTTCAATCGGATACGATCAGTGTGAAAACCCCGGAGATGCTCACGATCATTCTGAAAAATTCTTCTACCGGGGACCTGAAAGAAGTAATTGTAAGTTCAAGAAACCCCTCCACTTTTGTTTCCACAATGAGCATCCTCAATACGCTGAACATGGGCGCAAAGGAGCTGACAAAGGCCGCTTGTTGTAATCTTTCCGAAAGTTTTGAGACCAGCCCCTCTGTGGATGTCAGCTACAGCGATGCGGTTACCGGGGTAAAACAGATCCAGCTGCTGGGCCTTTCCGGCAATTACACGCAGCTGCTTACGGAGAATGCACCGGAGACAAAAGGGCTGACGGCACAGTACGGGTTAACTTATATCCCGGGGCCCTGGATCGAGGGCATCCAGCTTACGAAGGGTACGGGATCGGTAGTGAACGGTTATGAAAGTATCGCCGGGCAGATCAATGTGGAAGAAAAGAAACCGGATAATTCGGAACAGTTGCTGGTGAATGCCTACGTCAATACGATGGGGCGCCTGGAGGCGAATATCAACACCGCACACAAGCTCAATGATAAATGGAGCATGGCCTTGCTGACGCATGGTAATTACAGCGATAAAAAGATCGATCACAATATGGATGGATTTAAAGACCTGCCCACCGGATCGCAATGGAATGTGATCAACCGCTGGAAGTACATGGATAATAATGGCTGGATCGTGCAGCTGGCACTGAAGGCCCTGCAGGATAAGCGTTATGCAGGCCAGGTGGATTTCGACCGGAACCAGGACCGGCTTACCACCAACCATTACGGCGTTGGTATTGATGCGGAACAGTACGGATTTACCGGTAAGGTAGGCTATGTGTTCCCGCGGCACAAGTATAAAAGCCTGGGGCTGATCCTGTCGGCCACGCAATACAGTAATGATGCGTATTATGGCCTTACACAATACAGCGGCAAACAAAAAAACCTGTATGGTAACCTGATCTATCAGTCCATTATCGGTACCACGGATCACAAATTCAGGACCGGGTTCAGCTTCTCCAATGAAAACTATAACGAAACGTTCAACCAGCGTATTTTCAAACGCAACGAGATTGTTCCCGGTGCATTCTTTGAGTATACCTATACCGCCTCAGATAAATTTACCGCTATTGCCGGGCTGCGGATGGATCATCACAACCAGTACGGGTTCATTACCACGCCACGTCTGCATTTGAAATATGATTTCAATCCGAAAACCAACCTGAGGCTGTCCGGCGGATCGGGTTTCCGTGTCAGCAATCTTTTTGCCGAGAACGTGGGGGTTTTTGTAAGCGCGCGGAAGTACGAGATCCTGAATCCCACTACTACCTATGGTTACGGACTGGATCCGGAAAAAGCCTGGAATTACGGACTGAATTTTATCCACCATTTCAAACTTAACAACCGTAACGGATCGATCGCACTGGATGCTTACCAGACCCGCTTCCGGAATCAGACAGTGGCCGATATGGACGCCGATCCGCAGGCCATCCGGTTTTATAATTTAAAAGGCAGGTCGGTTTCCAGCAGCATCCAGGCGGAGCTGAACTATGAACTGTTGCGGAAACTGGACCTCCGTATGGCTTACCGCTGGCTGGAAGTGCAGACCCAGTACAACCAGGGATTGCTGGATAAGCCCTTTACCGCAAAACACCGGGCCTTCATCAACCTGGCTTATGAAACCCGCAACAAATGGAAATTTGATTATACCACGCAGTGGCTGAGCCGGAAACGTATCCCCAATACGGCTTCCAACCCGGCGGATAAGCAAATGGACGCTTATTCGCCATCCTTCTTCCAGATGGCCGCGCAGGTCAGCAAACAGTTCAGCAAGCAATGGGAGGTTTATATCGGAGGGGAAAACCTTACCAATTATGTGCAGGAATACCGGATCATTGATGCGCAGGCTCCGTTCAGTCCGTACTTTGACGGTTCCCTGATCTGGGGGCCGGTAACCGGCAGAATGGTTTATGCCGGGTTCCGTTTCCGCATTCCATAA
- a CDS encoding YtxH domain-containing protein, whose product MEENKESFLDKAKETLSDLKEKAGEAWDKTKDKLEDAWDATKDKAEDLKDSIKEKIDDVRNKDEEPGQNANVEKAQEKVADAETFIKEKLDDAKEGAENLAGKAEQKLDDLKNKE is encoded by the coding sequence ATGGAAGAAAACAAAGAGTCGTTCCTGGACAAAGCCAAAGAAACATTATCCGACCTGAAAGAAAAAGCAGGGGAAGCATGGGATAAAACAAAGGACAAACTGGAAGATGCCTGGGATGCTACCAAAGACAAAGCCGAGGATCTGAAGGATTCGATCAAAGAAAAGATCGATGATGTGCGCAACAAGGACGAAGAGCCCGGACAAAATGCCAATGTGGAGAAAGCACAGGAAAAAGTTGCGGATGCCGAGACCTTTATTAAAGAAAAACTGGATGACGCAAAAGAAGGCGCTGAAAATCTTGCAGGCAAGGCGGAGCAAAAACTGGACGATCTGAAAAATAAAGAATAG
- the fbaA gene encoding class II fructose-bisphosphate aldolase, translating to MSKYRAGVLFGKELEDLYNDAKDNQFALPAVNVVGTDSVNAVLETAAKVNSPVMIQFSNGGAQFFAGKGMPNDKLQANISGAISGALHVHNVAKYYGVPVVLHTDHAAKKWLPWISALIDAGEQYHKEKGQPLYSSHMLDLSEEPINENIETSVEYFKRMAPLGMSIEIELGVTGGEEDGVDNTDVDNSKLYTQPEDVAQAYEALSKVGNLFTVAAAFGNVHGVYKPGNVVLTPTILDNSQKFIQQKFGTASDKPVYFVFHGGSGSEKAKITEAIGYGAIKMNLDTDMQWAFAEGVFDYYKKNEAYLQGQLGNPEGEDKPNKKYYDPRVWLRKGEETFVKRLEEAFADLNCIGKNA from the coding sequence ATGAGTAAATACAGAGCCGGGGTTTTATTTGGCAAAGAGCTGGAAGACCTCTACAATGACGCAAAAGACAATCAGTTTGCATTACCTGCGGTAAACGTAGTGGGAACCGACAGTGTAAATGCTGTTTTAGAAACCGCAGCAAAAGTAAACTCCCCTGTTATGATCCAGTTCAGCAACGGCGGGGCGCAGTTCTTTGCGGGTAAAGGCATGCCGAACGACAAGTTACAGGCGAATATTTCCGGTGCCATCAGTGGTGCCCTGCATGTGCACAATGTAGCCAAATATTATGGCGTTCCTGTGGTGCTGCATACCGACCATGCTGCAAAAAAATGGTTACCCTGGATCAGCGCGCTGATCGATGCCGGCGAACAATATCATAAAGAAAAAGGCCAGCCGCTTTACAGCTCTCACATGCTGGATCTGAGCGAAGAGCCGATCAATGAGAACATTGAGACCTCTGTTGAATATTTCAAACGCATGGCGCCCCTGGGCATGAGCATTGAAATCGAACTGGGTGTTACCGGTGGCGAAGAAGATGGTGTGGACAATACAGATGTTGATAACTCAAAACTGTATACACAACCGGAAGATGTGGCGCAGGCTTATGAAGCACTAAGCAAAGTTGGTAATCTCTTTACTGTAGCCGCTGCGTTTGGTAATGTGCATGGTGTTTACAAACCCGGTAACGTGGTGCTGACACCAACCATCCTGGACAACAGTCAGAAATTCATTCAGCAGAAATTTGGCACCGCTTCCGACAAACCGGTTTACTTTGTATTCCACGGTGGCAGCGGTTCTGAGAAAGCCAAGATCACTGAAGCGATCGGTTACGGAGCTATCAAGATGAACCTGGATACAGATATGCAATGGGCATTTGCAGAAGGTGTGTTCGATTATTACAAAAAGAACGAAGCATATCTGCAGGGTCAGCTGGGTAATCCTGAAGGAGAAGATAAGCCCAACAAAAAATACTATGACCCACGTGTGTGGTTGCGCAAAGGCGAAGAGACGTTTGTAAAACGTCTGGAAGAAGCCTTTGCCGATTTAAACTGTATCGGTAAAAACGCATAG
- a CDS encoding septal ring lytic transglycosylase RlpA family protein — MKRIIIFVTLMAISMAGFSQSGEGTNAKATFYSKSFNGRKTATGETYWDHLMTAASNIYKLGTRLLVVNKSTGKKVEVVVNDRMAPHMKGRVDLSRSAFKKIASTERGIVPVKVYVLDGKSPEEADDKSL; from the coding sequence ATGAAAAGAATTATAATCTTTGTAACCCTTATGGCTATTTCTATGGCCGGCTTCTCTCAAAGTGGGGAAGGAACCAATGCAAAAGCAACCTTTTACAGTAAAAGCTTCAATGGACGTAAAACCGCAACGGGTGAAACTTACTGGGATCATCTTATGACGGCCGCTTCCAATATTTATAAACTGGGTACCCGTTTGCTGGTAGTAAACAAATCCACCGGTAAAAAAGTGGAAGTAGTGGTGAACGACCGGATGGCGCCACATATGAAAGGCCGGGTAGACCTCAGCCGCTCCGCTTTCAAGAAGATCGCTTCTACAGAAAGAGGGATTGTTCCGGTAAAAGTATACGTACTGGATGGCAAGAGCCCGGAAGAAGCGGATGATAAAAGTTTGTAA
- a CDS encoding Crp/Fnr family transcriptional regulator, whose amino-acid sequence MNATLTDIDDFILFLRQFVVLSPEEVKNILLPAIELREFNKRDVVTRAGEIEEYMNFIKSGTLRKYYVQDKDEIIVQISIEGHLISSQESFYTRTPSEYFIDAVEPTAVLSLRYDALERIFAASHTLERLGRLVTEHTMVLKDKWQFSLIRQTPRERFLNFVEKYPEILQRVPQKYLASYLNIKPETFSRFKHLTRQKHHSSDEK is encoded by the coding sequence ATGAACGCAACCCTAACCGATATTGATGACTTTATCCTCTTCCTGCGCCAGTTTGTGGTGCTTTCACCGGAGGAAGTGAAAAACATACTGCTTCCGGCCATCGAGCTCCGGGAGTTTAATAAGCGGGATGTGGTTACCCGTGCCGGTGAGATCGAGGAATACATGAACTTTATTAAAAGCGGTACATTAAGAAAATATTATGTACAGGACAAGGATGAGATCATTGTACAGATCTCAATCGAAGGCCACCTGATCTCCAGCCAGGAATCATTTTATACGCGCACACCTTCGGAGTACTTTATTGACGCCGTAGAGCCCACCGCCGTATTAAGTCTGCGGTATGATGCATTGGAGCGGATATTTGCAGCCAGCCATACACTGGAGCGCCTGGGTCGTCTGGTAACCGAGCATACCATGGTATTAAAGGATAAATGGCAGTTCAGCCTGATCCGGCAAACACCCCGTGAGCGTTTTTTGAATTTCGTGGAAAAGTATCCCGAGATCTTGCAACGGGTACCGCAAAAATACCTGGCTTCCTATCTTAATATAAAGCCGGAAACATTCAGCCGTTTTAAACACCTCACCCGGCAAAAACACCACAGCAGCGACGAAAAGTAA
- a CDS encoding isocitrate dehydrogenase (NADP(+)), translated as MAQKIKVANPVVELDGDEMTRIIWKFIKDKLILPYVEVDIKYYDLGVEHRDATDDQVTIDAANAIKEHGVGIKCATITPDEARVKEFNLKQMWKSPNGTIRNILDGTVFREPIVISNIPRLVTNWTAPIIVGRHAFGDQYRATDTVIKGKGKLTMTFTPEDGGEAQTFEVYNFKGDGVAMSMYNTDESIKGFARSCFNMALSKKWPLYLSTKNTILKKYDGRFKDIFQEIYENEFKAEFEKAGITYEHRLIDDMVASALKWNGNFVWACKNYDGDVQSDTVAQGFGSLGLMTSVLVTPDGKTLEAEAAHGTVTRHYRDHQQGKPTSTNPIASIFAWTRGLAFRGKLDGNQELIDFANNLETVCIETVEQGKMTKDLAVCIHGSKVNHGEHYLYTEEFLEAIDENLKKKLN; from the coding sequence ATGGCCCAGAAAATTAAAGTAGCCAACCCGGTTGTAGAACTGGATGGAGATGAGATGACAAGGATTATTTGGAAATTTATTAAAGACAAACTGATTCTCCCTTATGTAGAGGTAGATATTAAATATTACGATCTCGGAGTAGAACACCGTGATGCTACAGATGACCAGGTTACTATTGATGCAGCCAATGCGATTAAAGAACACGGCGTCGGCATCAAATGCGCCACCATCACACCGGATGAAGCACGGGTAAAAGAATTTAACCTGAAACAAATGTGGAAGAGCCCGAATGGCACCATCCGTAATATCCTGGATGGTACCGTATTTCGCGAGCCTATTGTGATCAGCAATATCCCCCGCCTGGTTACCAACTGGACCGCTCCTATCATTGTGGGACGTCATGCTTTCGGTGATCAATACCGCGCCACCGATACCGTGATCAAAGGGAAAGGCAAGCTGACCATGACCTTTACTCCGGAAGATGGCGGCGAAGCTCAAACATTTGAAGTATATAATTTCAAGGGGGATGGTGTGGCCATGAGCATGTACAATACGGATGAAAGCATTAAGGGTTTTGCAAGAAGCTGTTTCAATATGGCACTGAGCAAAAAATGGCCATTATACCTTTCTACCAAAAATACCATCCTGAAAAAATACGATGGCCGTTTTAAAGACATTTTCCAGGAGATCTACGAAAATGAATTCAAAGCCGAATTCGAAAAAGCAGGTATTACTTACGAACACCGCCTGATCGATGACATGGTGGCCAGCGCTTTAAAATGGAATGGCAATTTTGTATGGGCCTGTAAGAACTACGATGGCGACGTACAAAGTGACACCGTAGCACAGGGCTTTGGGTCCCTGGGGCTGATGACCTCCGTACTGGTAACCCCCGATGGCAAAACGCTGGAGGCGGAAGCCGCACACGGTACGGTAACCCGTCATTACCGCGATCACCAGCAGGGCAAACCCACCAGCACCAACCCGATTGCCAGCATTTTTGCCTGGACAAGAGGACTGGCGTTCCGGGGCAAGCTGGATGGCAACCAGGAGCTGATCGATTTTGCAAACAACCTGGAAACGGTTTGTATCGAAACCGTAGAACAAGGCAAGATGACCAAGGACCTGGCGGTTTGTATCCACGGTTCCAAAGTAAACCACGGTGAGCATTATCTGTACACCGAAGAGTTCTTAGAGGCCATCGATGAGAATCTGAAGAAAAAACTGAACTGA
- a CDS encoding winged helix DNA-binding domain-containing protein, with the protein MTVKELLQYRIRNQQLNRLKPHSPETLVDYMGAVQAQDYAMAKWAIALRLQDPGEQQIEEAINEGRIIRLHVVRPTWHFVTSDNVRWMMELSAPSIQKAARYIDQQTGLTVPLYTKARKVLEQVLETEDLTKEEIMDKLAQRKIKIDNLLATQLLIRAETEMLICSGKRKGRRFTYTLFDKRVAPAPAIGREEALARLAALYFKTRGPATLKDFAWWSGLTATDATKGWKAIEKELTPAVVNGGTYWMFEQDLPAAKAVPHSFLLPSYDELTVGYSESRGLLFNGDGNLVGNGIFRAVMMEQQKLTGIWTRTEKKNGIELGFNFLPEHSGTPSRNLISSVKHYEQHTGKPVNFL; encoded by the coding sequence ATGACCGTAAAAGAACTACTACAATACAGGATACGCAATCAGCAGCTCAATCGTCTGAAGCCGCACAGTCCGGAAACACTGGTTGACTATATGGGCGCCGTGCAGGCCCAGGACTATGCGATGGCTAAATGGGCGATTGCCCTGCGGTTGCAGGACCCCGGCGAACAGCAGATTGAAGAGGCCATTAACGAAGGCCGCATCATCCGCCTGCACGTGGTACGGCCGACCTGGCATTTTGTGACCAGCGACAATGTACGCTGGATGATGGAATTGTCCGCACCCTCCATTCAAAAAGCAGCCCGGTATATCGATCAGCAGACAGGACTTACCGTTCCCTTGTATACAAAGGCCCGCAAGGTACTGGAGCAGGTACTTGAAACGGAGGATCTGACAAAAGAAGAGATCATGGACAAACTGGCGCAGCGCAAAATAAAGATCGATAACCTGCTTGCCACACAATTGCTGATACGGGCGGAGACCGAAATGCTGATCTGCAGCGGCAAACGGAAAGGCCGCCGTTTTACATACACACTTTTTGATAAAAGGGTGGCGCCCGCTCCGGCCATCGGCAGGGAAGAGGCGCTGGCACGGCTTGCCGCGCTTTATTTTAAAACCCGGGGGCCTGCTACACTAAAGGACTTTGCGTGGTGGAGCGGATTGACCGCTACGGATGCAACGAAGGGATGGAAGGCGATTGAAAAAGAACTGACCCCGGCAGTTGTGAATGGCGGCACTTACTGGATGTTTGAACAGGATCTACCCGCTGCCAAAGCCGTCCCTCATTCTTTTTTATTGCCTTCCTATGATGAGCTGACAGTAGGCTATTCCGAAAGCCGCGGACTGCTTTTTAACGGCGATGGCAACCTGGTAGGCAATGGTATTTTCCGGGCGGTGATGATGGAACAACAAAAGCTGACGGGGATCTGGACGCGGACGGAGAAGAAGAACGGGATCGAACTGGGATTTAATTTCCTGCCGGAGCACTCCGGAACACCTTCCCGTAATTTAATAAGCTCCGTGAAGCATTATGAACAACACACCGGTAAGCCGGTAAACTTCCTTTAG
- a CDS encoding PepSY-associated TM helix domain-containing protein has translation MNNRNYNIYFHTHTISGIIISAVLYVIFFAGSFAFFKNEISAWQKNIPNDAAAKRAVDFNRICDSLDREYGLYGRNVSFYNYPHSPRLGVSVSGSQDTANKKAGGFFYLNIKTHAKEEYKQSYDLGEFLYRLHFLAQVNGIAKFGFPLGYYIAGAVAFIFLFALITGLLLHWRKIISNFYVFRPWEKLKTVWTDLHTALGVISFPFLFVFALTGAFFLISYPLFTKPTTTYSFGGKEDSLSAVMGYGNHQLPLIKQSLKERPDVNYFIQETYRKWEGADLRSVELVNYGDQSMQVHVNAGLKRGKQFVSNGEVVYGVVPRTVVSQKDPAASPSYTDTVQDLVYSLHFGNYGGYATRILYFLLGICGCMVIISGVLIWLVARDKRNIPEQKRKFNEWMVNVYLGICLSMFPVTAAAFIAVKIHPDGGTAFIYPFYFWTWLAVAILMILRKNIYKTNRDCMLLGAVIGLFIPVVNGVVTGSWLWDNYRLGHHDILLIDVFWLLVSAGAFICWQMIIRKQRKTELANDTIK, from the coding sequence GTGAATAACCGGAATTATAATATCTATTTTCATACGCATACCATCAGCGGCATTATCATCAGTGCTGTTTTATACGTTATTTTCTTTGCCGGGTCTTTTGCTTTTTTTAAAAATGAGATCTCTGCATGGCAAAAGAATATACCCAATGATGCGGCGGCAAAAAGGGCTGTCGATTTCAACCGGATCTGCGATTCGCTGGACCGGGAATATGGCCTCTACGGACGTAATGTATCTTTTTATAACTATCCCCACAGTCCGCGCCTGGGGGTATCCGTTTCCGGATCGCAGGATACCGCCAACAAAAAGGCCGGTGGTTTTTTTTACCTGAATATAAAGACCCATGCAAAGGAAGAATATAAACAATCGTATGACTTGGGTGAATTCCTGTACCGCCTTCATTTCCTGGCGCAGGTGAACGGGATCGCAAAATTCGGATTCCCGCTCGGGTATTATATTGCAGGTGCCGTAGCATTTATCTTCCTGTTTGCCCTTATTACCGGATTGTTGCTGCACTGGAGAAAGATCATCTCCAATTTTTATGTATTCCGTCCCTGGGAAAAATTAAAAACCGTATGGACGGACCTGCATACAGCGCTGGGCGTGATCAGCTTCCCCTTCCTGTTTGTCTTTGCCCTGACCGGTGCTTTTTTCCTGATCAGCTATCCTTTGTTCACAAAGCCCACCACTACCTATAGTTTCGGAGGTAAGGAAGATTCGCTTTCTGCCGTAATGGGCTATGGCAATCATCAGTTGCCCCTGATAAAACAATCACTCAAAGAACGCCCCGATGTGAACTATTTTATACAGGAAACCTACAGGAAATGGGAGGGAGCTGACCTGCGGAGTGTTGAACTGGTCAACTACGGTGATCAAAGTATGCAGGTGCATGTAAATGCCGGTCTGAAGCGCGGTAAACAGTTTGTCAGCAACGGGGAGGTGGTCTATGGAGTGGTGCCGCGCACGGTAGTTTCCCAGAAAGATCCCGCTGCAAGCCCCTCCTATACCGATACCGTGCAGGATCTGGTATACTCCCTCCATTTTGGCAACTATGGCGGATATGCCACCAGGATCCTTTACTTCCTGCTGGGCATCTGTGGCTGTATGGTCATCATTTCGGGAGTGCTGATCTGGCTGGTGGCAAGGGATAAAAGGAATATACCCGAGCAGAAACGGAAATTTAATGAATGGATGGTGAATGTTTACCTGGGCATCTGTCTCAGCATGTTCCCGGTGACGGCCGCCGCTTTTATCGCAGTAAAAATTCATCCTGACGGAGGTACTGCTTTTATTTATCCGTTCTATTTCTGGACCTGGCTGGCAGTAGCGATACTAATGATCCTGAGGAAAAATATTTATAAGACCAACAGGGATTGCATGTTACTGGGAGCTGTGATAGGTCTTTTTATTCCAGTGGTCAATGGGGTGGTGACCGGCAGCTGGCTGTGGGATAACTACCGGTTAGGGCACCACGACATCCTTTTAATTGATGTCTTCTGGCTTCTGGTTTCCGCCGGGGCCTTTATCTGCTGGCAAATGATCATCCGTAAGCAACGGAAAACGGAGCTGGCTAACGATACCATAAAATAG
- a CDS encoding DUF3325 family protein, protein MYTLIIICCFAGFYQQYDTSRKAKLTSGGSYEKWIRLHPLQARWSGAALLLAGLILLIIKDGAGVGVFTFVLLLMAAACYTVALVPLNALKPKHIVLLIILSFLLELFLFR, encoded by the coding sequence ATGTATACTTTAATTATTATATGTTGTTTTGCGGGATTCTATCAGCAGTATGATACTTCCCGGAAGGCAAAGCTTACTTCAGGTGGATCTTATGAAAAATGGATCCGGCTGCATCCGCTTCAGGCAAGATGGAGTGGGGCAGCGTTGCTGCTGGCCGGCCTGATCCTCCTTATTATCAAAGACGGGGCAGGTGTGGGAGTGTTTACATTTGTATTGCTGTTGATGGCGGCGGCCTGTTATACCGTTGCGTTGGTTCCGCTGAATGCATTAAAGCCAAAGCACATAGTGCTCCTCATCATCCTTAGCTTTTTACTGGAACTTTTTTTATTTAGATAA